Sequence from the Candidatus Woesearchaeota archaeon genome:
TTTCATATTGCGATCTGCAGTTGTGCGAGATAAAACTTCATACAGCAACACTTCTCTTCCACATAACCTCAAATTGATCTTTCAATAAAGAGGCAAACGCAGGGCTTTCAATCCAGAAGGAAAGATAGTCTTCTTCCTGTTCAATTTCTGGCTGACCGATAGTAATGCGACATACCTTTCCATCAAATGTGCTAAAGCGAATGCTTTTCTGTTCTTCTTTAGGATAATAACGGATTTTCACTCCAATCTTTTTCCATTGAACAATCGCCTTCTTATTCTGCGTTGTTTGCTGCACTAAAAAGCGAAATTCCGCGCCTCGTTTGACTGCGTCTGCAACTGATTTTCCGCTGTGATAATCAAAATATAAGTCTCCCACAAAAGAATATCCAAAATACTGTGCGTTATCTGATGCCTCAGAGAGCATCTGTACAATCTTTTTCTTTCCTTTCAACACAAGCGCGACATCCTGAAGATCAGATTGTTTTGTAGAGATTTGATGTTTTAGATCTTGAAGTTGTTTGCCTAAAAGAGTAAGTGTTTGTTGTTTTCTCTCCA
This genomic interval carries:
- a CDS encoding TrmB family transcriptional regulator; the protein is MQEQQLLKAFGFTDYETKVYLALVQLGSTTAQEIQQHTSVPSNKVYASLLSLIEKGYVAVLDLRPKQYKLIGISPFQEQLERKQQTLTLLGKQLQDLKHQISTKQSDLQDVALVLKGKKKIVQMLSEASDNAQYFGYSFVGDLYFDYHSGKSVADAVKRGAEFRFLVQQTTQNKKAIVQWKKIGVKIRYYPKEEQKSIRFSTFDGKVCRITIGQPEIEQEEDYLSFWIESPAFASLLKDQFEVMWKRSVAV